A portion of the Chondrinema litorale genome contains these proteins:
- a CDS encoding arylesterase → MNIRFSDKRFMFIDSPKQLLFTLIKTTSKVSNHLLISIYPTKKLNKLLTLQFLSIVIIATFMGACGNEQNKSIPENTNDTQKKSSEMPGNPKPIDDSDAPRIIFFGNSLSAGYGLDDPENQSFPGIIRKKIEENKLEYTVVNAGLSGETTAGGKNRIDWILKQPVNIFILELGGNDGLRGIDTEESKRNLQAIIDIVNTKYPEAKIILAGMEAPPNMGDDYTADFRSIYPELAEKNNIALIPFLLQDVGGEAHLNQSDGIHPNIKGHKIVAENVWVVLKDFILPEKEEI, encoded by the coding sequence ATGAATATAAGATTCAGTGATAAAAGGTTCATGTTTATCGACTCCCCCAAACAGCTGCTATTTACTTTGATTAAAACAACATCAAAAGTTAGCAATCATCTCTTGATCTCTATCTACCCTACAAAGAAACTTAACAAACTTTTAACCTTACAGTTTCTTAGCATTGTAATTATTGCAACATTTATGGGGGCTTGTGGAAATGAGCAGAATAAAAGTATTCCTGAAAACACGAACGATACTCAGAAAAAATCATCTGAGATGCCAGGAAACCCAAAACCCATTGATGACTCTGATGCACCGAGAATTATATTCTTTGGTAACAGTTTAAGTGCTGGTTATGGGCTAGACGACCCAGAGAATCAATCTTTCCCTGGAATAATAAGAAAGAAAATTGAAGAAAATAAGCTAGAGTATACTGTAGTAAATGCCGGTTTAAGTGGAGAAACTACTGCTGGTGGTAAAAACCGTATAGACTGGATTCTAAAACAACCAGTAAATATTTTCATTTTGGAACTAGGCGGCAATGATGGATTAAGAGGTATAGACACTGAAGAATCTAAAAGAAATTTACAAGCGATTATAGATATAGTAAATACTAAATACCCTGAAGCTAAAATTATTCTTGCGGGCATGGAAGCCCCTCCTAATATGGGAGATGATTATACCGCAGACTTTAGAAGTATTTACCCTGAATTGGCAGAAAAAAATAACATTGCATTAATTCCATTCCTTCTACAAGATGTTGGAGGTGAAGCTCATTTAAACCAGTCAGATGGAATTCACCCAAATATTAAAGGCCATAAAATAGTTGCCGAAAATGTTTGGGTTGTACTTAAAGATTTTATATTGCCGGAAAAAGAAGAAATATGA
- a CDS encoding ABC transporter ATP-binding protein, protein MADILKVENLTKTYKSSHGFLTVLDSVNFSIEEGSTFSIVGPSGSGKTTLLGLCAGLDRATSGSVTLNKILLDDLSEDDRAYVRNQHVGFIFQNFQLIPTLTALENVMVPLELRGEKNIKKKSMDLLDKVGLADRFDHYPTQLSGGEQQRVSLARAFSNDPKILFADEPTGNLDTETGEKVEKLIFDLNKELGTTLVLVTHDLELASKTQRIIRIKGGKLVSDTAVAQSSAE, encoded by the coding sequence ATGGCAGATATTTTAAAAGTAGAAAATTTAACAAAAACTTATAAAAGTAGCCACGGTTTTCTTACAGTACTCGATTCGGTAAATTTTAGTATAGAAGAAGGTTCAACTTTTTCTATTGTTGGTCCATCTGGCAGTGGTAAAACAACCCTACTGGGATTATGTGCAGGTTTAGATAGAGCAACATCTGGATCTGTGACACTCAATAAGATTTTATTGGACGACCTAAGTGAAGACGACAGGGCATATGTACGCAACCAGCATGTAGGTTTTATTTTTCAGAATTTTCAGTTAATTCCCACACTTACAGCTCTCGAAAATGTAATGGTTCCTCTAGAATTAAGAGGTGAAAAAAATATCAAAAAAAAATCGATGGACTTGCTAGATAAAGTTGGTCTTGCAGATCGTTTCGATCATTATCCTACACAACTTTCGGGTGGAGAACAACAAAGAGTTTCTTTGGCAAGGGCATTTTCTAATGATCCTAAAATTTTATTTGCTGATGAACCAACAGGAAACTTGGATACAGAAACTGGCGAAAAAGTTGAAAAACTTATTTTTGATTTGAATAAAGAACTAGGAACAACCTTAGTATTGGTTACTCACGACCTCGAACTGGCTTCAAAAACACAACGCATTATTAGAATTAAAGGAGGAAAACTTGTTTCAGATACTGCTGTAGCCCAAAGCAGTGCAGAATAA
- a CDS encoding ABC transporter permease: MKKEDNKYRLNWLLLMAWRDSRKSRGKLMLFISSITLGIAALVAINSFRDNLLAEIDNQAKSLIGADIAVYNRSEISDTAFTYFDTMSVAAAKETRFASMCYFPKNEGTRLVQIKALEGDFPFYGNFETEPIEAADNFRSGKNALVDNTLLIQYNAQPGDSIKIGNINFLIQGRLLKAPGQIGLSSTIAPTVYIPAQYLDATGLIKKGSRINYSFYYKLRDGLNADQVIEDAKPLLKQESLRADSVNERKEQVGETFSDLTKFLNLVGFVALLLGSVGVASAVHIYVKEKLASVAVFRCLGMSGIQAFLIFLFQVGFMGIIGAVVGTVLGASVQILLPEIMKDFLPVEVSYSVSYFAILQGVTTGILVSIIFAIIPLLGIRKTSPLRVLREDTQSDDQGTDPYKIAAYAAIVLFIFFFSWIQVKNLMEALMFMGLLTVLFLVLTGVAYFVMWLVKKYFPVSWGYIWRQGIANLYRPHNQTLILIITIGLGTALIATLFFIQGILLDKVSLSASENQPNLVLFDIQTPQKEEIHKLVKSFDLPLIQKVPIVNMRVSEMNGMNRYQNQQDTTSETPEWVFNREYRVTYRDTLIDSESVTEGVWHGEKAASDTIFISLDEGFARRMGVKIGDELVFNVQGTPMKTVVSSLRDIDWNRVQTNFLVVFPSGILEEAPQFHVVITRVKSDEQSAELQQALVQKYPNVSAIDLGLILKTLDDVLDKASFVIRFMALFSIVTGLVVLIGSLIISKYQRIHESVLLRTLGAKKQQILKINAIEYAILGTLASVSGILLALLSSWIIAFFNFETTFYPDLKYVFLLIIAISLATLSLGLLNYRGILNKSPLEILRSES, translated from the coding sequence TTGAAAAAAGAAGATAATAAATACAGACTGAATTGGCTGCTGTTAATGGCATGGCGCGATAGCAGAAAAAGCAGAGGCAAACTCATGCTTTTTATTTCGTCCATTACTTTAGGTATTGCAGCACTTGTTGCCATAAATTCTTTCAGAGATAATTTGCTAGCAGAAATAGATAATCAAGCAAAAAGTTTGATAGGGGCTGATATTGCTGTTTATAATCGTTCAGAAATTAGCGACACAGCCTTTACTTATTTTGATACAATGAGTGTAGCAGCTGCCAAAGAAACCAGATTTGCTTCGATGTGTTATTTTCCAAAAAATGAAGGTACACGTTTGGTGCAAATAAAAGCTTTAGAAGGTGATTTCCCTTTCTATGGAAATTTCGAAACAGAACCAATTGAAGCGGCAGATAACTTTCGTTCAGGTAAAAATGCGCTTGTAGATAATACGCTGCTTATTCAATACAATGCACAACCAGGTGATTCTATCAAAATCGGTAACATAAATTTTCTTATTCAAGGTAGGTTGCTAAAAGCTCCCGGGCAAATTGGATTGAGTTCTACCATCGCACCAACAGTTTATATTCCTGCTCAATACCTTGATGCGACCGGATTGATTAAAAAAGGTAGTAGAATTAATTATTCTTTCTATTACAAATTAAGAGATGGACTAAATGCGGATCAGGTTATTGAAGACGCCAAACCTTTACTAAAACAAGAATCTCTTAGAGCAGACTCAGTAAACGAAAGAAAAGAGCAAGTAGGCGAGACCTTTTCAGATTTAACTAAATTCTTAAACTTAGTTGGTTTTGTTGCTCTTTTACTAGGTAGTGTCGGTGTGGCAAGTGCTGTGCATATATATGTAAAAGAAAAACTGGCTTCAGTTGCTGTTTTTAGATGCTTAGGTATGAGCGGAATTCAAGCTTTTCTCATCTTTCTATTTCAAGTTGGATTTATGGGAATAATCGGAGCTGTTGTCGGAACAGTCTTAGGAGCTTCAGTACAGATATTATTACCTGAAATAATGAAAGATTTCCTTCCAGTGGAAGTAAGTTATTCTGTTTCGTACTTTGCTATTTTGCAGGGTGTTACAACAGGTATTTTAGTATCTATTATTTTTGCAATAATTCCATTGCTTGGCATTAGAAAAACTTCTCCACTAAGAGTGTTGAGAGAAGATACTCAAAGTGATGACCAAGGAACTGATCCATATAAAATAGCTGCCTATGCAGCTATTGTGCTTTTTATTTTCTTTTTCTCTTGGATTCAAGTAAAAAACTTAATGGAAGCACTGATGTTTATGGGTTTGCTCACTGTATTATTCCTAGTACTTACCGGAGTTGCCTATTTTGTAATGTGGTTAGTGAAAAAGTATTTTCCAGTTTCTTGGGGATACATTTGGCGACAAGGAATTGCTAACTTATACAGACCGCATAACCAGACATTGATATTAATTATTACTATCGGTTTAGGTACTGCATTAATTGCTACACTATTCTTTATACAGGGAATTTTACTTGACAAAGTTTCACTTTCTGCAAGTGAAAATCAGCCTAATCTGGTTTTATTCGATATACAAACTCCTCAAAAAGAAGAAATACACAAATTGGTAAAATCGTTTGATCTACCACTTATTCAGAAAGTGCCAATTGTAAATATGAGGGTTTCTGAAATGAACGGAATGAATCGCTATCAAAATCAACAAGATACAACTTCCGAAACTCCTGAGTGGGTTTTTAACAGAGAATACAGGGTAACTTATCGCGATACACTGATCGATTCTGAATCTGTTACCGAAGGAGTGTGGCATGGTGAGAAAGCTGCAAGTGACACCATATTTATTTCTTTAGATGAAGGTTTTGCCAGAAGAATGGGGGTTAAAATCGGTGATGAATTGGTGTTTAATGTACAAGGAACTCCTATGAAAACAGTAGTTTCAAGTTTGAGAGATATAGACTGGAATAGAGTACAAACCAACTTTTTGGTTGTTTTTCCAAGTGGTATTTTGGAAGAAGCACCACAATTTCATGTAGTAATTACTAGAGTTAAATCGGACGAGCAATCTGCAGAATTGCAGCAAGCTTTGGTGCAGAAATATCCGAATGTTTCAGCAATCGACTTGGGATTAATTCTTAAAACACTAGATGATGTGCTCGACAAAGCTTCATTTGTAATTAGGTTTATGGCGCTATTTAGTATTGTAACAGGTTTGGTAGTTTTAATTGGTTCGTTGATTATTAGCAAATATCAAAGAATTCATGAGAGTGTGTTATTAAGAACACTTGGAGCCAAAAAGCAACAAATTCTTAAAATTAATGCTATTGAATATGCCATACTTGGTACTTTGGCTTCTGTTTCAGGTATTTTGCTAGCACTACTAAGTAGTTGGATTATCGCTTTCTTTAACTTCGAAACTACTTTCTATCCTGATCTTAAATATGTGTTTTTATTAATTATAGCTATTTCACTGGCAACACTTAGTCTTGGTTTATTAAACTACAGAGGTATTCTAAATAAATCTCCTTTAGAAATTCTTAGGTCAGAAAGTTAA